In Dyadobacter sp. NIV53, a single window of DNA contains:
- a CDS encoding fibronectin type III domain-containing protein, with product MPEGFYTFRVQALEAGTGREVSNIGETYFSVTTPLPPVINIPFNGAELLMLEPQKVNIQWMPRHYKQAGNITTYDLKVCKVPDGYEPTEALDACVSPVIDDKANPGTFYPGNTGIGNSIIGALERGARYAARVTIHEFDPDGNEVAFANEGRSEVTWFRYGAPCVCPETFAIKEAGPGRVQLTWETQIDNKSYKILYRKSGESNWITQTVSGTTITIPNLSKGTYEFAVQVACTEIMPTNLQAFELEEEDDEQLPPILQNPLLTLVSVSGGGKPITIDSLHTLLDSIKIPCAAQISDYAGCDADMPTVNPTGVATPGTKPLTSLNPGDLLSIYDMTVVVTEVSGGNAFSGKGLARLPFAQNTMVSVEFSGVKAWKAQSEDIKGGCVYQIDGYFKTKNLSPADLAGQQSLVIAALTNSKDTMGFNGTLTDALKAYDSTTTVDDLSKYTAAVLQGSQAIATALDDLVDEYSDPRLIKIRTELDSLIKVLAVNDSLCRATGNITRINNLTSVYTDLFKRLEDLKNEAGQDPADGIYAIRNVEVSNVDDQSARISWVPSGNFAERRPTKYVIEYQDPNGGVLQETVTGSQVNLLRLQEGISYKYKILAYSGDKVVATYGEGMFTTIKRTIPKPENLAYTVLDGNRVKITWDKNSLHKDFKLVFHAENGETGSVYPTENEIILNNITPDQIYNYEVVAYGNERLSSDASTESFNTGKVCSVKIIGPSRIIQDDEVNLTVAGCRAQIGSNKNEPVNGTLSWETPEGIKLGSSITVSPRVTSTYKVTCSFGSISCPDEITIYVDKKCKGVMANMVPENIKSGEPVLLKGSGCLGKYSWSDGYPSASILSNSKSFIAYPQAGNKTYTLSCTDADGSVCLVQTPELVVDCSFKLAVTTHNDEIQDCAFICFRSNTGTIYVEPVGCDGTIVWERIGGKGQWGNKIVESNWGNGGKSYNPVERGFTVNAKCTSSGCTATTGFISRPPVRKEGGCDNYPEKKRITIVSETSNVLKLSLTGAPNYKWDDNESTEEIRSFPMPQTVMTYSASTDNGCKTSLAYAPKKITNETSPIPCKDFIISGPTNVEIPENGSSVKIQLKASGCTNGLENSIISWKRDGVQISSGIQESITITFLDSDKDKTRNFSATCTLTGDVKTHNVKVTKVIPAPLAPQDPCDFYLYTNKGQFYDTFLESNQENVEIFTWGMGTQVQAFLQTDDNKIISVGPNVSYKNGEAIISFFVHNAKKGSISVKVTNWVGGAFCSKSIYINVSNDRSVNPNFVPFEFKGPVTPISGNCEKYRGKTEIPIIRDSYGQSLYILNNSNLRDFGVLSLYVKGQTVFYQDVTVPDKIALVDKVCNANRGSTSYWYADAARTSRLNDFITLGGYTTAIVDDPDFERSKTYFSRCVFRNGDYCDKQVVVNPGMSRYGRIGTTESGSSIVETTLGCQFSKQKAVDILLSDILCQKLSLLKGSEKDVLIALKIILGEQGVELAIITDAMVADMVAGECYKVVEALTANITGTASVSDLNNNLVNEKNVNNIFSQIGDKILVDPIDECTPPPADLDESSFGGGRVAANVIDYNRFFIAPDGRAIKLPPGAEPKFFNFGKRWGAPPKGTLQGFVLASGKKYFADITNSPQRFNGYILVQDPICEEKEIYPESLYQTAPAGSKVYYLEEYKQEGDCGYNWIEANYTFSPSSQGSIKDIVPPLTGSYVNITRFTGCVEETPWTTGIDGIKRKTIIDAGNKFSLEDKNGDITVKGAWKSFPKCPTCGKVAEDALQNALTKARQKNGKITEKTNVVDKIKIPYGLAGNVTYTNMNVSDILKNMAETYNSLLEKARIPVEAWQPNGQFYIRDETAVISGAIDQAIEETTETAQLVGLGLTLVSDPQGAYDQLSSFGNDLMDWEKAQGIGKELVKGAVFADEFGKGGKYALHATGRAGVVIAKTVLTAGAAIVIIKDAPGALRRAVLMKLLRSKLKDPSLETQLEKDIANDAFYKLLDADNGLTESWEVLHNAEKPKLKLAKEALEKVKELLTDAKVQKALGANYADELSAICKAQGFPPHGGYGPKSLVSHLDDLKTFFTKFEGKEDMAEMIKAMKNSNENVQDGLQHALAQLNSLEASSVKKFDVEFDAEGFDCPKTACRLDVEMNGNNPRFYEYKSYQDASQISVNQFTSYLSRVSSLSEMKYIFNAAKLSTEQAKEGMKVFMSNSSNKKQIFDAMQTELKNALEIDELGDLTDLKITELVEMFVESK from the coding sequence TTGCCCGAAGGCTTTTACACTTTCCGCGTACAGGCACTGGAAGCAGGTACAGGCCGTGAGGTTTCCAATATCGGTGAGACTTATTTTAGTGTTACCACGCCGTTGCCTCCGGTGATCAACATTCCTTTTAATGGGGCAGAGCTGTTGATGTTGGAGCCACAGAAGGTTAACATCCAATGGATGCCACGCCATTACAAACAGGCTGGCAACATCACCACCTATGACCTGAAAGTTTGTAAAGTCCCAGACGGCTACGAACCGACGGAAGCTTTGGACGCCTGCGTGAGTCCGGTTATCGACGACAAGGCCAATCCCGGAACCTTTTATCCGGGCAATACTGGCATTGGTAACAGCATAATCGGCGCATTGGAACGCGGGGCAAGATATGCAGCGCGGGTAACGATCCATGAGTTTGACCCGGATGGGAACGAAGTGGCTTTTGCCAATGAAGGGAGGAGTGAGGTGACGTGGTTCCGGTATGGCGCGCCTTGTGTGTGTCCTGAAACTTTTGCGATTAAAGAAGCGGGGCCGGGACGTGTACAACTCACCTGGGAAACCCAAATCGACAACAAAAGTTATAAAATTTTATACAGGAAATCGGGGGAGAGTAATTGGATTACCCAAACTGTATCGGGGACTACTATAACGATCCCGAATCTTTCCAAAGGCACCTATGAATTTGCCGTACAAGTCGCGTGTACGGAAATTATGCCTACCAATTTACAGGCTTTTGAGCTGGAAGAAGAAGACGATGAGCAGTTGCCGCCAATCCTGCAAAATCCACTGCTGACGCTGGTCAGTGTTTCCGGTGGCGGCAAGCCAATTACAATCGACAGCCTGCATACTTTACTGGATTCTATCAAGATCCCATGCGCTGCCCAGATCAGTGACTATGCGGGTTGCGATGCCGACATGCCTACGGTTAATCCAACGGGCGTGGCGACGCCCGGAACCAAACCTCTTACCTCGTTAAACCCAGGAGACCTGTTGAGTATTTACGACATGACCGTCGTGGTGACCGAAGTGAGCGGCGGTAATGCATTTAGTGGCAAGGGTTTGGCACGTTTACCCTTCGCCCAGAATACAATGGTATCCGTGGAATTCAGCGGGGTAAAAGCCTGGAAGGCACAGTCCGAAGACATAAAAGGGGGCTGTGTGTATCAAATAGACGGCTACTTCAAAACCAAAAACCTGTCCCCAGCCGACCTGGCTGGCCAGCAGTCACTGGTGATTGCGGCGTTGACAAATTCAAAGGACACGATGGGTTTTAATGGCACGCTCACCGATGCGCTCAAAGCGTATGATTCAACCACAACGGTAGATGATCTTTCCAAATACACCGCGGCTGTATTGCAAGGGAGCCAGGCCATTGCAACGGCACTCGATGATTTGGTGGACGAATATTCTGACCCGCGCCTGATCAAAATCCGGACAGAACTGGATTCGCTGATAAAGGTGCTGGCGGTGAATGATTCGCTTTGCCGTGCGACCGGAAACATTACCAGGATCAATAATCTGACAAGCGTATACACTGATCTGTTCAAGAGGCTGGAAGATTTAAAAAACGAAGCCGGACAAGATCCGGCTGATGGGATTTATGCTATACGGAATGTGGAGGTGAGTAATGTGGACGATCAGTCGGCCAGGATAAGCTGGGTGCCGTCGGGCAACTTTGCGGAACGCCGCCCGACCAAATATGTGATAGAGTATCAGGACCCAAATGGTGGTGTGTTGCAGGAAACGGTGACTGGTTCGCAGGTCAACCTGCTCAGGCTACAGGAGGGTATTTCCTATAAATATAAGATACTTGCTTATAGCGGAGATAAAGTCGTGGCCACATATGGAGAAGGCATGTTTACCACGATTAAGCGTACCATCCCAAAGCCGGAAAACCTGGCATATACGGTGCTTGACGGAAACCGGGTAAAAATAACCTGGGACAAAAACAGCCTACATAAGGATTTTAAACTCGTGTTTCATGCTGAAAACGGTGAGACGGGGTCTGTTTATCCTACGGAAAACGAGATTATTTTAAATAACATCACTCCCGATCAGATATACAATTACGAAGTAGTGGCCTATGGAAACGAGCGCTTGTCAAGTGATGCTTCTACTGAAAGTTTTAATACGGGAAAGGTTTGCTCAGTTAAAATCATAGGGCCATCAAGGATCATTCAGGATGATGAAGTGAATCTAACGGTAGCTGGATGCAGGGCTCAAATTGGGAGTAACAAAAACGAACCGGTAAATGGCACTCTATCATGGGAAACTCCAGAGGGTATTAAACTAGGGTCGTCGATAACTGTGTCCCCTAGGGTGACCAGTACTTATAAGGTGACTTGTAGTTTTGGTAGTATTTCATGTCCTGATGAAATTACAATTTACGTAGATAAGAAGTGTAAGGGGGTGATGGCAAATATGGTTCCGGAAAATATTAAATCTGGGGAGCCGGTATTATTAAAGGGTTCAGGATGTTTAGGGAAATATTCATGGAGCGATGGGTATCCATCCGCTAGTATTTTATCAAATTCTAAAAGTTTTATAGCATACCCGCAAGCCGGTAATAAGACTTATACCCTTTCTTGCACAGATGCCGATGGATCGGTTTGTCTTGTTCAAACACCTGAATTAGTAGTCGATTGCAGTTTTAAACTGGCGGTCACAACTCACAACGATGAAATTCAAGATTGCGCCTTCATTTGCTTTCGCTCAAATACCGGGACAATTTATGTAGAGCCGGTAGGTTGCGATGGGACTATTGTATGGGAAAGAATAGGAGGTAAAGGACAGTGGGGGAACAAAATTGTAGAAAGTAATTGGGGTAATGGGGGCAAGAGCTATAATCCGGTTGAAAGAGGTTTTACTGTCAATGCAAAGTGTACTTCTAGTGGGTGCACGGCAACGACCGGGTTTATTTCCAGGCCACCTGTAAGAAAGGAGGGCGGATGTGACAATTATCCAGAAAAGAAGAGAATAACTATAGTAAGTGAAACCTCCAATGTTCTTAAACTTTCATTAACGGGGGCACCTAATTATAAATGGGATGATAATGAATCAACGGAAGAGATCAGATCCTTTCCCATGCCACAAACGGTTATGACGTATTCCGCATCCACGGATAATGGCTGTAAAACTTCCCTAGCCTATGCACCCAAGAAGATAACGAATGAAACATCGCCAATTCCTTGTAAGGATTTTATCATATCGGGACCAACAAATGTAGAGATACCAGAAAATGGATCTTCTGTTAAAATTCAATTGAAGGCATCCGGGTGTACCAATGGATTAGAGAATTCTATCATTAGCTGGAAGCGGGATGGTGTTCAAATAAGCTCTGGTATTCAGGAAAGTATAACGATTACTTTTTTAGATTCTGATAAAGATAAAACACGCAATTTTTCCGCTACTTGCACATTGACCGGGGATGTCAAAACGCATAACGTTAAGGTAACTAAGGTAATACCCGCTCCACTTGCACCCCAAGATCCTTGTGATTTTTACTTGTATACAAATAAAGGACAGTTCTATGATACTTTTTTAGAATCAAATCAGGAAAACGTTGAAATATTTACTTGGGGAATGGGTACTCAGGTTCAAGCTTTCTTACAAACTGATGATAACAAAATTATCTCTGTCGGCCCGAACGTGTCATATAAAAATGGTGAAGCAATAATATCGTTTTTCGTTCATAACGCTAAAAAGGGATCTATCTCTGTTAAAGTTACCAATTGGGTCGGAGGCGCTTTTTGTAGTAAGTCGATCTATATTAATGTAAGTAATGATCGAAGTGTCAACCCGAATTTTGTGCCATTCGAATTTAAAGGGCCTGTTACTCCGATCTCAGGGAATTGCGAAAAATACAGAGGCAAAACAGAAATTCCAATTATCAGAGATTCATATGGACAATCTCTATATATTCTGAACAATAGTAATCTTAGGGATTTTGGGGTACTTTCATTATATGTGAAAGGACAAACCGTCTTTTATCAAGATGTTACTGTTCCGGACAAAATAGCATTGGTAGATAAAGTGTGTAATGCAAACCGGGGTTCTACTTCTTATTGGTATGCAGATGCTGCTAGGACTTCCCGGCTTAATGATTTCATTACGTTAGGAGGCTACACGACAGCAATAGTGGACGATCCTGATTTTGAAAGAAGTAAAACTTATTTTTCACGCTGTGTATTCAGAAATGGAGATTATTGTGACAAGCAGGTTGTAGTAAATCCTGGAATGTCACGATATGGACGTATCGGAACGACAGAGTCAGGATCTTCCATTGTTGAAACGACGTTAGGCTGTCAGTTCTCCAAACAAAAAGCTGTCGATATTCTCTTATCCGATATCCTATGCCAAAAACTAAGTTTATTAAAAGGTAGTGAGAAGGACGTTCTGATTGCATTGAAAATAATTCTCGGTGAGCAAGGGGTAGAACTTGCTATCATCACGGATGCAATGGTAGCCGATATGGTAGCCGGTGAGTGCTATAAAGTGGTAGAGGCTCTCACGGCCAACATCACGGGAACCGCTTCGGTATCAGACCTCAATAATAATTTGGTAAATGAGAAAAATGTTAACAATATTTTCAGTCAGATTGGCGATAAAATTCTTGTCGATCCGATCGACGAATGCACCCCGCCTCCTGCCGATCTTGACGAATCTTCTTTCGGTGGCGGACGTGTAGCTGCAAATGTTATTGATTATAACCGTTTCTTTATCGCTCCTGATGGGCGCGCGATAAAGTTACCACCAGGAGCAGAACCCAAATTTTTCAATTTTGGAAAACGGTGGGGAGCGCCACCAAAGGGTACTTTGCAGGGTTTTGTACTTGCAAGTGGTAAGAAGTATTTTGCCGATATTACCAACAGTCCTCAGCGGTTTAACGGATATATATTGGTACAAGATCCGATTTGCGAGGAGAAGGAGATCTATCCTGAGTCACTTTATCAGACAGCGCCTGCAGGAAGTAAGGTATATTATCTTGAAGAGTACAAACAGGAGGGCGATTGCGGATACAACTGGATTGAAGCGAATTATACTTTTTCGCCGTCAAGCCAGGGTTCCATTAAGGACATTGTCCCACCACTCACAGGCAGTTATGTGAACATAACACGGTTTACCGGGTGTGTGGAGGAAACACCATGGACGACCGGAATAGACGGAATAAAACGTAAAACGATCATTGATGCGGGTAATAAGTTTTCCCTTGAAGACAAAAACGGAGACATCACCGTAAAGGGAGCATGGAAGTCTTTCCCAAAATGCCCAACCTGTGGTAAGGTTGCCGAAGATGCCCTGCAAAATGCATTGACCAAGGCGCGGCAGAAAAATGGAAAGATCACGGAGAAAACCAACGTAGTAGACAAAATTAAAATACCCTATGGTCTGGCAGGTAACGTGACCTATACGAACATGAATGTGAGTGACATCCTGAAAAACATGGCTGAAACTTACAACAGCTTGCTCGAAAAAGCGCGCATACCTGTGGAAGCCTGGCAGCCAAACGGGCAGTTTTACATCCGTGACGAAACGGCTGTGATTAGTGGGGCGATAGATCAGGCTATCGAAGAAACAACAGAGACGGCTCAACTGGTAGGTTTGGGACTTACTCTGGTCTCGGATCCCCAGGGAGCCTATGACCAGCTAAGTAGTTTTGGCAATGACCTGATGGACTGGGAAAAGGCACAGGGAATTGGTAAGGAACTTGTAAAAGGTGCGGTGTTTGCGGATGAATTCGGGAAAGGTGGAAAGTATGCGCTCCATGCAACTGGACGCGCCGGGGTTGTAATAGCGAAAACGGTGCTGACTGCTGGCGCAGCAATAGTGATCATCAAGGATGCGCCTGGTGCGCTTCGAAGAGCAGTGCTCATGAAGTTGCTAAGATCGAAGCTCAAAGACCCAAGCCTGGAAACCCAGCTTGAGAAGGATATTGCCAATGATGCTTTTTACAAACTTCTGGATGCAGATAATGGATTAACGGAAAGCTGGGAGGTGCTGCATAATGCCGAAAAACCGAAGCTGAAATTAGCAAAGGAGGCACTTGAAAAAGTAAAAGAATTACTGACGGATGCCAAAGTGCAAAAAGCATTAGGGGCAAATTATGCGGATGAATTGTCTGCGATTTGTAAAGCGCAGGGATTCCCACCTCATGGTGGATACGGCCCTAAATCCTTAGTTTCTCATCTTGACGATCTCAAAACATTCTTCACTAAATTTGAAGGCAAGGAAGATATGGCTGAAATGATTAAGGCAATGAAGAATTCCAATGAAAACGTGCAGGATGGTTTACAGCACGCTTTGGCGCAACTCAATAGCCTTGAAGCAAGTTCCGTTAAAAAGTTTGATGTGGAGTTTGATGCTGAAGGGTTTGATTGCCCAAAAACAGCTTGTAGATTGGATGTTGAAATGAATGGCAATAATCCACGTTTTTACGAGTATAAAAGTTATCAGGATGCTTCCCAGATTTCAGTTAATCAGTTTACTTCTTATCTTAGTAGGGTATCGTCATTGTCAGAAATGAAGTATATTTTCAATGCAGCAAAGTTGTCGACAGAGCAGGCTAAGGAGGGGATGAAGGTGTTTATGAGTAATTCTTCAAACAAAAAGCAAATATTTGATGCTATGCAGACCGAATTAAAAAACGCTTTGGAAATTGATGAACTCGGTGATTTGACAGATTTAAAAATTACAGAATTGGTAGAGATGTTTGTAGAATCAAAATAG
- a CDS encoding IS1-like element transposase, which yields MNFHPKCIRPVGGYVTCCKCGSCTIRHGRSAQNKQRYYCKHCKSTRVENYSYTAQQPEINPNIISLTKEGCGIRSTARLLRISTTTVTSRIKKIASKLVQPTISIGKTYEVDELRTFVRKKII from the coding sequence ATGAATTTTCACCCCAAGTGTATCAGACCTGTTGGTGGATATGTAACTTGTTGTAAATGTGGCAGTTGTACGATAAGACATGGTAGGTCAGCTCAAAACAAACAGCGTTACTATTGCAAACATTGTAAAAGTACCAGGGTTGAAAATTACTCTTATACAGCGCAGCAACCGGAGATTAATCCAAACATCATATCGCTCACCAAAGAAGGTTGCGGTATCCGTTCCACAGCACGGCTCTTAAGGATTTCAACTACCACAGTGACTTCAAGAATAAAGAAAATAGCTTCTAAGCTCGTTCAACCAACGATTTCGATTGGAAAGACTTACGAAGTAGACGAGCTGCGGACTTTTGTCAGAAAAAAGATAATTTGA
- a CDS encoding IS1 family transposase has translation MVSAFERESGKIVSFKVGRRTNKTLKVVINTLINSDCKTIYTDKLKNYKSLIDKTIHRTKLRGTNHIERAHLTLRTHLKRLNRKTIAFSKSVIMLNAVLKIYFWG, from the coding sequence GTGGTTTCAGCCTTTGAAAGAGAAAGTGGCAAAATAGTTTCATTCAAAGTAGGCCGCCGGACCAATAAAACTTTGAAAGTAGTTATTAATACCCTAATAAATTCGGACTGTAAGACGATTTATACTGATAAATTAAAGAACTACAAATCGCTGATTGACAAAACAATACATCGTACAAAACTACGAGGAACAAATCATATCGAAAGAGCGCATCTTACACTCAGGACGCATTTGAAAAGACTCAATCGGAAGACGATTGCATTCAGCAAAAGCGTGATTATGCTCAACGCGGTTTTGAAGATATACTTTTGGGGATAA